A portion of the Nitrospira sp. genome contains these proteins:
- a CDS encoding urease subunit gamma: protein MHLTPREQEKLLIYTAAQLAADRMQRGLKLNHPEALAYLTSAVLEGIRDGQSVSQLMTYGATLLSRKDVMPGVPEMIHEIQVEGTFPDGTKLVTIHNPIR from the coding sequence ATGCATCTGACTCCCCGGGAACAGGAAAAGCTGTTGATCTACACGGCCGCGCAGCTGGCGGCCGATCGTATGCAACGCGGCTTGAAGCTCAACCATCCCGAAGCCCTCGCCTATCTCACCTCCGCGGTGTTGGAAGGGATCCGAGACGGCCAGTCCGTCTCGCAACTCATGACCTACGGTGCCACCCTGCTTTCCCGCAAGGACGTCATGCCCGGAGTGCCGGAAATGATCCACGAGATTCAAGTCGAGGGGACCTTTCCGGACGGCACCAAGCTCGTGACCATTCACAACCCGATCAGGTGA
- a CDS encoding outer membrane beta-barrel protein has protein sequence MRSCRSRTLLLLILLHGGTNLSQWADFREWYVQYLAPVGIGPNIQTGQINSVIGYEMLESPHNANYSRS, from the coding sequence ATGAGGTCGTGCCGCTCTCGAACCCTCCTCCTGTTGATCCTTCTCCACGGAGGAACCAATCTGAGCCAGTGGGCGGATTTTCGCGAATGGTACGTCCAGTATCTTGCGCCGGTGGGGATCGGGCCGAACATCCAGACGGGGCAGATCAACAGTGTGATCGGCTACGAGATGCTCGAGAGCCCACACAATGCGAACTATTCCAGATCCTAG